In Pseudophryne corroboree isolate aPseCor3 chromosome 3, aPseCor3.hap2, whole genome shotgun sequence, a genomic segment contains:
- the LOC135057368 gene encoding Y-box-binding protein 1-like translates to MGVPSGRDDRRTRTRKTTGQVLWFSATRGYGFIRRTDTKRTIYVHYTGIQKTHQNNYFRSLGSGEWVEFELTNGKRGVKAINVTGPNGVPVQGNRHARERNRYWRCPRYRKPPLYYQQDYWDSGSREEPRDCNSETGRPNTNPPRPERMPRPPEPEVQKQRKMLDTSERPVVKGQSETVQQCLQNVIKPQISPQQKREYIPKRQDADYRAANLEQTDAGATDQRRDTEAVVHMAVTKIVGPVESRSPEPAMPPSEPKPQAETPQAAEKAEAHSMEEKPVMDSEYRTITGEEFAFRIQQAIRRSMRCDKGAPHARCRSHAVI, encoded by the coding sequence ATGGGTGTACCATCTGGTAGGGATGATCGAAGAACCAGAACAAGAAAGACGACAGGCCAAGTATTGTGGTTTAGTGCAACGCGTGGTTACGGCTTCATAAGGAGAACAGACACTAAGAGAACCATATATGTTCACTATACGGGCATTCAGAAGACCCATCAGAACAATTACTTCCGAAGCCTAGGAAGCGGGGAATGGGTCGAATTTGAATTGACCAATGGAAAAAGGGGCGTTAAGGCTATCAACGTCACAGGTCCTAATGGCGTTCCAGTGCAAGGCAACAGACATGCCAGAGAGCGTAACCGGTATTGGCGCTGTCCGCGGTATAGAAAGCCTCCACTCTACTACCAGCAAGACTACTGGGACAGCGGAAGCAGAGAGGAACCAAGAGACTGTAATAGTGAGACCGGTAGACCTAACACCAATCCTCCTCGACCTGAACGGATGCCCCGACCACCCGAACCTGAAGTCCAAAAGCAAAGGAAAATGCTGGACACAAGTGAGAGACCGGTTGTCAAAGGTCAGAGTGAGACAGTGCAGCAGTGCCTTCAAAATGTGATAAAGCCTCAGATTTCTCCTCAACAAAAACGAGAGTACATCCCAAAAAGGCAAGACGCAGATTACCGTGCAGCAAATCTCGAGCAAACAGATGCCGGTGCGACTGACCAGAGAAGGGACACTGAAGCAGTGGTCCACATGGCCGTGACAAAGATAGTGGGACCCGTGGAATCCAGAAGTCCGGAGCCAGCAATGCCACCGTCTGAACCCAAGCCCCAGGCAGAGACCCCACAGGCAGCTGAGAAGGCTGAGGCCCATTCCATGGAAGAGAAGCCTGTAATGGATAGTGAGTACAGGACCATAACGGGAGAAGAATTCGCCTTCAGGATACAGCAGGCTATACGAAGATCAATGAGATGCGATAAAGGTGCACCACATGCTCGTTGCAGATCGCACGCCGTGATATAG